Below is a window of Haloterrigena alkaliphila DNA.
CTTCAGCTCGGCGACCGGGACGCTGTTCGGCGCCGGCTACATGGTCCCGCAGGCGCTGGGCCACCACACCGAGTTCGGCGACGCGCGGTTCCGGGCGACCGTCGTCGGCCTCATCGCCCTCTCGGCGCTGTCCGCGTTCTGGCTGCTGGCCAACACCGGCCTCACGCCCGTTCGGATGGCGATCATCATGCCCGCGATCAACGGCCTGATCGCCCTGCCGGTCACCGTCCTCGGACTGATCGGCGCCGTCAACCGGTACGGCGATATATCGAAAAAAGAGAACGTCGCCTTCGCGCTCGTCGCGCTCGTCCTGCTCATCGGCAGCGCCATGACGGCCGAGTCGCTCGCGACGACGCTCGCTGGCTGGCTCTAGTCCTCGATCCGGCGGGCGCCAGGACGGGTATTTTTCCGATCGATCGCGTATTCGGCTCCGTGACTCGAGCGACGTTTCGGAGCCACCGGCTCGAGGAGACCGACACCGGACACTACACCGAGCTGTTGTACGACGACGGGACGAACGACGAGGTGCTGGTCTGTGCCGCCCACGGCGGGCAGGTCGAACCCTGGACCGCCGAGCAGGCGATCGACCTGACCGCCCGGCTCCCGAACGCCAGTTGCTGGGCGTGTCTGGGGTACGACGACGAGCGGAACTCGTTCGAACTGTGGCACCCGCCCTCGAGCGACGTTTCTCCCGACGAGTACCCGCTGCTCGGCGAGATCGCCGACCGGGGGTTCGAGACGGTCGTCAGCTTCCACGGCCTCGGCGACGATCGGGTGCTCGTCGGCGGCGCCACCGACCGCGAGACGAAACGCCGCGTCAGCCGTCGTCTTTCGAGGTGCCTCTCGGCGCCCGTCGAACCGGTTTCGTCGGGCCCCTGCGCCGGCGTCAGCCCGGACAACTTCGTTAACTGGCTCGCACGGGACGGCGCGGGCGGTTTGCAGCTCGAGCAGAGCCGCGCCGTCCGCGACGACGAGCGCGAGGCGGTCGTCGCCGCGCTCGCGGACCTCCGGACCGCCGGCGTACTCTAACTCCCTCGAGGTCGAGCAATCAGGCGGAACGATCCGTACCGATCCCGAGTGGGTCAGCCTCGATCAGGGCTTCGACGATTGCGCTCCCGACGCGGGCCGCGTTGTCGATCGCCAGCGCCAGACTCGCGGGATCGCCGTCGAAGCTCTCCGCGACGGACTCGCCGGGCGCCGGCCGGTCGTAGTTGGAGACGGCGCGCACGCTCAGGTACCGGTCGCGGAGACCGAACCGCTCGAGGGCGGTCGCCGTCGCGGCGTCTTCCATCTGGGTCGTCACGTAGGGCCCGACGCCGTAGGCCTCGCAGAGCCACGCGACCTCCCGCGCGTAGCGGGGGCCGTGCCAGAACTCGTCGCCGCAGACGGTCGTCCCGCGTTCGATGGTCGGCCCCGTCTGGGGCGCGGCGGGATACTCGCGCTGGTACTCGAGCGCGTCGTCGTCCTCGAGCGGGTCGACGTCGCCGGCGGCCGCGAGCGCACGGTCGACGACCGATTCCTCGAGTCGGTGAACGTAGTCCCGCGGGCGGTAGGCCAGGAGGTCGATGGGACGCTCGTCAGCCGTCCCAATGTCGTCCCCAGGCGCGCTCGAGTCGCTCCCGCTCGACCCGTGATCCCACCGGTGTTTCCGATCCCAGTCGACGACCGCGTCCGCGACCGCGACCGATCCCAGCGCGGCGGTGTCGGGCGACGACCCCGCGATGCCACACGAGACGACGTAGGCCGACTCGAGGTCGAGCCCCGGCGCCGCGAGCAGGGCGGTGACGGTCGTCGCCGCGTCGCTCTTGCCGATCCCGGTGGTCGTGACGGCGATCCCCTCCTCGGTCAGGTAGATCGGGGTGTCGGCGCCCGGAACCTCGAGCGCGCCGGCGATCTCGTCTCGCTCGAGCCACGGCCGACGCTCGTCGAGCGGCGCCTCGAACGCCGCGGTGAGGACCAGCGCGGCGGGGCAGACGGGCGCGTCCGGATCGGGCGTCCGCGGCGTCGGCAGCGCGTCGTCGCTGTCACTCATAGCGGTGGCCAGGGCGCCGTCGCGCAAAGGCCCACCGGATTCGTCAGACCGGAAGAGTTTCTATCACCGCCTGCGTTCCCCGGCCCGTGATCGACGAGGACGCCGACCTCACGGTCGACGACGAACTCCTCGCCCGGGCGCGGATCCACGCCCGCGAGGTCCTCGAGGAGTACGACTTCGCCGTCGACCGCGACGCCCTCGAGTGGGACGTCTCGACCCGCGCCCGTCGGCGCGCGGGAGCGTGTCGCTGGAACGCCGACCGCGAGGTGGCGACCATCGTGCTCACGCGGCGAGCCTACCGGCGCTACGACTGGGAGACGTTCGCGGGCGTCGTGAGACACGAACTCGTCCACGCCTGGGAGTTCCAGCGGTTCGGCGAGTCCGGCCACGGACCGCGGTTTCGCGAGAAGGCGGCCGAACTCGAGGCGCCGCGGCACTGCGAGTCGTTCTCCGAGCCCCGCTACGTCCTGCGCTGTCTGACGGCCGACTGCGACTGGACGGCAAACCGTCACCGAGCGTCGAAGCCGGTGAAGTCGCCCGATCAGTACCGCTGTGGCGTCTGCGGCGGAGCTTACGAAGTCGAACACGCCGAGAGCGGCCGGACGTGGACGACAGCCAGCGGATTCGGCGGGGCGAAGGCGGCCCTCGAGGACGAGTGGTGATGGCGACGACGAGCGGTGACGGCGACGGCGACGAGTGGTGACGACGACGGCAGCGAGCGATGACGGCGACGAGCGAGCGACCGACCGCGATTCGGCCGCTCGCCCGTGTGATCGGTCGAGCGCGGAACACTTATTCACCTGCCGCTATCCTGTTCAGCTATGGGTATACTCGAGCTAATGCTGGGCGACTCCGGCCCCGGCAAACAGGGGATCGAGGGGAAGTCGTTCAAACTACCGCAGGAGACCCACGACTTCGTCTATCCGGTCGCCGTGCGGCGCGCGGAACTGGACGCCTTCGACGAGTTGCTCGAGACCGAATCCGACGCGCCGCCCGTCGAGGGCGACGCCGACGGGCTGCAGGAGGCGTTCGACGAGGTCCTCGCCGACGTCGAAATCGACGCCGAGCAACTGGCCGCGAAACAGCAACAGCCGCGACTCGAGACCGAGGCGATCCTCGAGCGCTGGGACGAACAGGTGACCGACGACATCGGCGTCGTCTACGCCCGCGTCGACACCTACCCGACGCTGCTCACCTACGTCAACCGCTGCAAGCGCCGCGACGAGGACGGCGACGACCCGTTCGAACTGCCCGAGAGCTTCGGACGGGGAACGGCGCTGCTCAAACGACTCGACGAAGCCACGGAGAATCAGTACCGCGCGCTGGTTCACGAGGACCTGCTGCCGGAGCAGCAGTAGCCGGTTTCACGCCGGAACGGACCGCCCGTTCGACCGTTTCCTCCCGCTCGACACTCGATCCGGACTAGACGATCGTTTCGAACGCTTCGAGCGACGCGAGTTCGTAGGTCGGTTCGTGGTCGACGCCGTCGAGCCCCTCGTGGCCGGTGTCGATCCAGGCCGAGTCGATTCCCATCGCGTTCGCACCCGCGATATCGGCGTGCAGCGAGTCGCCGACGTGAATCGCCGTCTCGGGGGTCGCCTCGAGCCCCGCGAGCGCGCGTTCGAAGGGAGCCGCGTCGGGTTTCGGGTGGATTCCCTTCCCCGGATCGGTGAACACGCGGACGTCGAACGCGTCGGCGATGCCCAGCGCCTCGAGCTTTTTCGTCTGTGTCGGCCGCCCGCCGTTGGTGATCAGGCCGACCTGTGCGCGGTCGCGGGCGTGCTCGAGGGCCGCCTCCGCCCCGGGTCGAAACCGGACGGCGGTCGGGTCCTGCAGGTCGAGATAGTGGTCCGCGAGCGTCGGCGCGAGGGCCGGATCGGCGCCGGCGCGGCGGGCGACTTCGACGAACAACTGGTCGAAGAACTCGCGATCCGTTTCGGCGGTCGGCAGCGCGGGAATCGCGGCCCGCAGGTCCGTCGGCGTGCAGAACGGCTCGCAGTCGGCCCGCTCGAACGTCGCCTCGAGCAGCGTCGCGGGGTCCCGCGTGGGCTCGCAGAGGGTACTGTCGAGATCGAAACAGATCGCATCGTACGCGGCCATCGCCTCGAGAGAGGAGGGCTGGCGGTCTTAACGTTTCGATCGTGGCAGGATACCGCACGGTCGAGCGGTGGACGCGACCAGAGTATTGAACGCGTCCTCCGGTTACGGACGCCCTCGTTCGGTCACCGGCCGGGGTCAGCGACCGACGGGGCGATGTGGTCGCGAATCGGCGGTCGGTCGTCGCGACCTGCGGCATTCGCCACGTTCAAGCCGGTTCCCTTCGAGGGTCGAGATATGACGCGATCTGTCTGGGTCAAAGCCGACGACGCCGTCGGCGATTGGGACGACCGCCGGGCGCGGATCACCGCCGCGCTCGAGGCGGGCGCCGACTGGGTACTGGTCGACGAAGACGACGTCGAACGCGTGCGCGAACTCGGCGACATCGGCGTCGCGGCGTTCCGGACCGACGGCGACGTGACGCTGGTCGACGAGGTCGACACCGTCGACGATATCGACGACATCGACGAGGCCGAAGCCGACGGCGACGGCGACGGGACGACCGTCCGGCCCGACGCCGTCGTCGTCGGCAAGGAGGGCGAGGGCGACGCGACGATCGACCTCCCCGAGGACTTCTCCGGGTCGGCGGACCTCTCGACGCTTCGCCGCCGCGACGGCGACCTCGCCCGCGGCGCCTACGTCCGCATCCTCGGTAAGGAGTACGAGCGGTTCGCCGAGACCGCCGCCGACGAGGCCGACTACACCATCGTCGTCGGCGAGGACTGGACGATCATCCCCCTCGAGAACCTGATCGCCCGCATCGGCGAGGAGACCACGCTCGTCGCGGGCGTCTCCAGCGCCGAGGAGGCTAAAACGGCGTTCGAGACCCTCGAGATCGGCGCCGACGCCGTCCTGCTCGACTCGGACGACCCCGACGAGATCCGCGAGACCGTCGAGGTCCGCGACGAGGCCGAACGCGAGTCGCTCGACCTCGAGTACGCCGAGGTGCTCGACGTCGAGCGCGTCGGCAGCGCCGACCGGGTCTGCGTGGACACCGGAAATCTGATGGAACACGACGAGGGGATGCTCGTCGGCTCGATGTCCCGGGGCCTCGTGTTCGTCCACGCCGAGACCGCCGAGTCGCCCTACGTCGCCTCCCGGCCCTTCCGAGTCAACGCGGGCGCCGTCCACGCCTACGTCCGCACGCCCGACGGCGGCACGAGGTACCTCTCGGAACTCCAGAGCGGCGACGAGGTGCAGGTCGTCGACACCGCGGGCAACACCCGCGAGGCCATCGTCGGGCGGGTCAAGATCGAGCAGCGACCGATGTTCCGGGTCGCCCTCGAGACCGAGTCGGGCGATCGGGTCGAGACCCTCCTCCAGAACGCCGAGACGATAAAAGTCCCCACTCGCGATGGACGGACGGCGGTGACGGACCTCGAGGCCGGCGACGAACTCCTCCTCTACTACGAGGACACGGCGCGCCACTTCGGCGAAGCCGTCGAGGAGAGCATCATCGAGAAGTAGTCGGCCGGAACTTCGGCGCGCGATCGAACGGGCTGTAGATCAGATTCACGACCGTGCCGTCTCTTCCGCTTCGGCCTCGTCGGTCTCGGCGGTCATCGGCTCGAGCCGAGTCGTACACCAGTGACAGAACTCGAGGTCGGCGTCGACTTCTTTGCCACACTCGGGACAGGTCGGACCGTCGCTCGAGGCGTTCGCAGTCGGCGGGAACCCGAACGCGCGGAGGATCGCGTCGAACGTCGCGATCGCGACCACGAGCATGATCGTCATCTGGGCCATCGGATCGACGTTCGCGGCGACGTCCATCGACTCGGACATCATCTCGGACAGCGAGCCGCCGTCGGTGGCGAGATCCTGAACCGGGTAGAAGAACCAGATCGCCACGAAGTAGAGCCCGGCGAACAGCAGGGCGCGGAGCCAATCCCGAAGGAGAGCGTGGCCGGCGCCGGGGAGCAACAGCGAGAGGACACCGGCGGCGACCGCGCGAAGCCATGTCATCGTACGTGGTGCTAGGGCACCCCTGCCCTTAACATTCCGATTTCTCTTCGGCGCTGACTAGTCGCGAACGCCCAGTCGGGTCAGCAGGTCCGACAGCGTCTCGAGGTCGTACTGGCCGGGAGCGGTCGCCTCATCGGGGTCGACGGGGGCGTAGCCGATCTTCGACCCGTAGATCGGCGCCACCGCGCGCGTGTGGCTCCCCACCTCGCCCATCGCCATCGTCGCGACGGTATCGCCGTGGTACTCCAGTTGCTCGGTCGCCGAGAGCAGGGCGATGGTGTCGGCTTTCGACTCGGCCGTCACGGCCAGTTTCGCGACGTCGCCGTACTTGCTCGCCTCGGTCAGCGTCGAGACCAGTTCGCCCCGCGGCGGCGTCCCCTCGAAGTCGTGGGCCGAGACCACTACTGAAACGTCGCGCTCACGTGCGGTTTCGAGGACTGCGTCGGTGTCGAGCTCGTCGTCCAGAATCGCCTCGAGCTCCACGTCGATCGCCTCCACGGCCTCGAACGCGGTCGTCTCTGCCAGTACCTCGAGTCGCTCCGCATCGTCCTCGTCCCACTCGCCGCCCTCCCATGCGGCCCGGTTGGTCGCGAGGATCGGCAGATCGCCGTCGGAGGCTTCGAGTGCGTCGAGGTGGTCGTCGGCGAGATCCATCCGGAACTCGATCGCGTCCGCGTGCTCGCGAGCGGCCGGTTCCGCGAAGAGATCGGCGGTCGCAGCAGCGAGAACGAACGAATCGAAGTCGAGACTCATACCTAGCCTCTCGAACGAGCGCGAGAAAAACGGTGTCGTTCCGGCGAGTTACGCCACCCGTCGCGCGGTCTCAGGCCAGCCCCAGCGTCTCCTCGGCCTCGAGGAGTTCGTGGTACCGGTTTCGAATCGTCACTTCGGAGATGTCCGCGACGTCGCTGACGGCGGCCTGCGTGGTCTTCTCGTTGGTCAGGAGCGCGGCGGCGTAGACGGCGGCGGCCGCGAGACCGACCGGCGACTTGCCGCTGTGGACGCCCTTCTCCTTGGCGTTCTGGAGGAGCCCGCGGGCGCGGTGTTCGGCCTCGTCGGAGAGCTCCAGTCCGGAGGCGAAGCGGGGAACGTAGCTCTCGGGGTCGGCCGGCTGGACCTCGAGTCCGAGTTCGCGGACGACGTAACGGTAGGTCCGAGCGATCTCGTTCTTCTCGACGCGGGAGACGTCCGCGATCTCGTCGAGGCTCCGGGGGACGCCGGCCTGTCGGGCCGCCGCGTAGACGCAGGCCGTCGAAACGCCCTCGATGGAGCGACCGGGCAGCAGGTCCTCCTCGAGCGCGCGCCGGTAGATGACCGAGGCGGTCTCGCGGACGTTCGTCGGCAGGCCCAGCGCGGAGGCCATCCGGTCGATCTCGCCCAGCGCCTGCTTCAGGTTGCGCTCCTTGGAGTCGCGGGTTCGGAAGCGCTCGTTCCACTTGCGCAGGCGCTGCATCTTCTCCCGCTGCCGGGATCCCAGGGAGTTGCCGTAGGCGTCCTTGTTGCGCCAGTCGATGTTCGTCGAGAGCCCCTTGTCGTGCATCGTGTTCGTCGTGGGCGCGCCCACGCGGGACTTCTCGTTCTTTTCGGCGGCGTCGAACGCGCGCCACTCGGGGCCGCGGTCGACCGAGTCCTCCTCGACGACGAGGCCGCAATCCTCACAGACCGTCTCGCCGTGTTCGTCGTCGACGACGAGGTTGCCCGTACACTCGGGGCAGGCGAGGTCGCTTTGCTCGCTCTCGGTTTCGCTCGTCGATTCGTCCGTTTCCCGCTCGGTACGTCGTACTCTGGTGTTCGATGGAGTGTTGGTCATACGATGGCGAATGCTGACCGGCCGAACTGGCTGCAAAAGCCCGGACGGATTCGTTACCTACGTGGTTCTGACACTCGATGGTTAAGGGTTTCGAAATCGCGACCCGACACCTCTCGAAAGCGGGTAATTCGCGGGAACTAGCATCAACGATCAAAACATTAAAGCTGAGAAAGAGACCCGCACCGGTGGGTCCAACTGCGTGCCGTTCGAATCGCCGCCATGGAGCTCGCAGTCGGGAGTACGAACCCGGTCAAGGTGGAGGCGGTCGAACGCACGCTCGAGCGATTCGAGCCGACGGTCACGGCGGCCGACGTCGACTCCGGCGTCCCCGAACAGCCCTGGTCGATCGAGGAGACCGTGACGGGTGCCGAAACCCGCGCGCGGCGGACCCTCGCGGCGACCGGAGCCGACTACGGCATCGGTCTCGAGGGCGGCGTCGCCCGCATCGAAGGGGTTCCGGGGCTGTCGCTGATCATGTGGGGTGCCGCGACCGACGGCGATCGGATGGAACGCGGCGGCGGTCCCACGCTCCGCCTCCCGGACGACGTCGCCGACCGCCTCGCGGACGGAGCGGAACTGGGTCCGGTGATGGACGACGTTCTCGACACTTCGGGTGTCGCCGAGACCGAGGGTGCGGCCGGCGTGCTCACGGCCGGGTTGACGGGCCGGGCACAGGCGCTGGGCGAAGCAGTAGCCTGTGCCTTCGGCCCGTTCGTCGCGAGCGAATCGCTTCCAATCGACTACTGATTCGTCGGTTCAGGACCGCTTGAGGCCGTTCGTCCTATCGTGTCGGTCCCGCGCGATCGTCCGCGTTTAGCCTTCTGTGATGGTTTTAGACTTGTGATAGTCACGAAATATACTATATTAACCGGACGTACCAACGGAAGCTTTCTAACCCGTTATCGTTCCATTACCGTCCCCCGAAACCGCAAGCAGGCGCCGGGTTAACCTAGCGTACCAAACCCCATAAGGGCATTCCTGCCATCGAACGAAGTATGAGCACCGCAATAACTGCCGACCTCACGAGCAAACAACAGCGAATCCTCCAGTATCTCCGGGAAAACGCGGCAACGAAGACGTACTTCAAATCCCGCCTCATCGGACAGGATCTCGGCATGACGGCCAAGGAAGTCGGATCGAACATCACCGCCCTCCAGGACGGAAACTACGACGTCGAGATCGAAAAGTGGGGTTACTCCTCGAGTACGACGTGGAAAGTTAACGTTTAAGCAGACGCTTCGATCCAAACGCCCTGATCGGATCCTCCTCACACCCCGTTCTTCTCGACGCAACTGTCCCCCACAGCGACCGCTTTCTCACGGTGCGGTTCGTATCGACGGCCGAATGCCGACGCCGATTTTGTTCGACATGGACGGGGTGATCCTCGAGGGATCGGGAACCGATCCGCAGGTGTACGCCGACGCTATCGTCAGAACGCGCGCGTTCTGACGGGCCATCAGACGGCACCTGATGACGGCTGACGACGCCCTCGCCGATCTCGGCGCCGATCCGACGCCGGCCCAGCGAGCCGATCTCAGGCGTCACGACATCGAACAGGTCCGGGCCTACTGCGAAACGCTGGGTGTCAACCCGGCGCGGTTCTGGGAGTTGAAAGACGCGTACGCCTCCCAACGAACCCACGAACGGCTTCGATCGGGTGACCGCGGCTACTACGACGACGTCGACGCCATCGCCGAGCTGGCCGAGCGGACCACCGTCGGACTGGTCACCGACAACCGCCACGCGACCGCAGAGTTCGTCGGCGACTCGACCACAGACGTCACCGACGCCCGCGCGGCCGGCCTCGAGGCGGCGTTCCTCCGCCGGCCGCACAATCGCGACGTCGACACTCCCTCCGGGGCGCTCGCGGAATTCGAATCGCTGACCGAAATCGGGCCGCTGCTCGAGTCGCTCGACGACCCTAATTCGCGACTGAACGGGCCCGATTTCGAGAAGTAATGTCCTCTTACCGCCGATATCCGCGCCTTACCGGCCGCCGTACGTGAGGAACTGATCCGCGTTGCGCGCGAGTCCCTGTGCCGCCTCGCCGAAGGAATCGGCGTGGCGCACGACCAGAATCAGCACCGTCTCGGGCCGTTCGACGGCGTAGCCGTCCTCGCGGGAGAGCAGGCCGGCCTCCTCGAGTTCGCCGGCGTACTTGCTCACCGTCGGCGGCGAGACGTCCAGCGCGGTGGCGAGATCGCCGGCCGTCGCCTCGGGGTTGCCCAGCAGTTCGATCAGCATGCCGCGAGGCGTCTCCCGACGGAGATAGCCCAACGCCTGCTTTTCGAACTCGTCGAACCGCTCGGCCGGGACGAACCGCTTGTAGTCGCCGTCGCGATAGCGCTCGATCGCGCCGACGTCCTCGAGGCGACGCAGGTGGTGCTGGGTTTCGCCAGTGCCCAACTGGAGGTCGTCTCGAATCTTCGAGAAGTGCGCGCCGGGCGTCATCGAGAGGTAACCGGCGATTGCGTCGCGTGCGTCGCTCTCGCCGGCGTCTGCCGCCGCCGACTCCGAGAGGCCGACCAGCGGCGAAGCGGCGCCGAGCGCAGCGAAACGACGAAGTGTCGCTCGTTTTTCGTTATCGACGCCATTTGAGTCCGTCATGCTATGCCTACTACCCGAAATGGGGCCAATCGTAAAACAGGTTTCGCTCGACTTTATTCACCGAAAACTGACTGTCTTCGTATCTAGGTGTTCGTATCGGCGTCGCCGGCGAACTCCTGATCCATCTCTTCGATGACCTCGTCCGGATCCGAGATGTTGGACGGGTCGGCCCCTTCTTTGATCGCCTGAGCCTCCTGCTCCATCGCTTCGACGTCCATCTCGGCTTCCTGATCGATTTCGCCGATGATCTCCGCGATGTCGTCCAGTCCGATCAGTTCGCGCGTTTCGTCGTCGAACTCGCGGCTCTCGAGTTCCGAACCGTTCTCCTTGATGTCGCTGCCCGAGAGGTGTTTGCCGTAGCGGCCGACCAGCGAGGTCAGTTCCTGGGGCATGACGAACGTCGTCGATTCGCCCTGCCCGATCTCGGCCAGCGTCTCCATCCCCTTGTCGATGACCGCGCGTTCGCCCATCGATTCGGCGGAGCGGGCGCGCAGCACGGTCGAGATCGCGTCACCCTGCGCTTCGAGGATCTGGCTTTGCTTCTCGCCCTGAGCGCGGATGATCTCGCTCTGTTTGTCACCCTCCGCTTTCTCGACGGCGCTGCGGCGTTCACCCTGGGCCTCGAGGATCATGGCGCGGCGTTTCCGCTCGGCGGAGGTCTGTTGCTCCATCGCGCGCTGGACGTCCTTCGAGGGGTTGACCTCGCGAACCTCGACCGACTCGACGCGGATGCCCCATTCGTCGGTGGGTTCGTCGAGTTCCTGGCGGATGCGCGCGTTGATCTCCTGGCGTTTGTTCAGCGTGTCGTCGAGTTCCATGTCGCCCAGCACGGCACGGAGGGTGGTCTGGGCGAGATTGGAGACGGCCCGCTTGTAGTCGTCGACCTGCAGGAACGCCTTCTTGGCGTCCATCACCTTGATGTAGACGACCGCGTCGGCCGTCACGGGGGAGTTGTCCCGCGTGATCGCTTCCTGACGGGGGACGTCCAGTGTCTGCGTTCGCATGTCGAACGCGTACGTGTTCGAGACGAACGGCGGGACGAAGTTGATCCCCGGCTCGAGCAGTTTGCGGTACTCGCCGAAGACCGTGAGCGCGCGCTTCTCGTACGCATCGACGATCTCGATCGCACTGAGGAGGGCGGCGATGACGACGAGGAGGACGAGCGCTCCCACGAACAGCAATGCGCCGCCAGCGGCTTGTAGTGGTACTAGATCTACGACCATAATCGATCTTGTCACGGGAACGGGAAAAACGTTCCCTTATTTCGCTAACAGGTCCGCCCGCCGCAGGTCGGCTAGCTCGACCGCTCCGTTTCGGTTTCCGACGCCGATTCGGCGACGCCGTCGGCGTCGGGCGTCGGCTCGAGGTCGTCTCCCCCGTCGGTGTCGGTCTCGGTCTCGGTCGCAGCCCGGTCCCGCTCGAGCGCCCGATCGATCTCGTCCTCGCCGATCGCGCCGAGCGATTCGACCGTCACCACGTTGCCGCCGCCGGGATCGAGGACGATGATCTCTTCGCCCTCCTCGATCGTCCCGCTGGTCGAGCGGGCGCTGTAGTAGGGGGCGAAGCCCCCTTCGTCGAGTTTGACCTCACCGTCGCGAGCCGTGACCGTCTCCGTGACGTATCCCGTCGCCCCCGCCAGCGAACTCGAGTCGGTCGTCCGCGCGGTGCCCTTGCCGCCGTAGAAGTCGAATTCGCGGTAGACGTACGCCGCACCGAGGCCGATAACGAGCGTCAGCGCCGCCAGAACGATCGGACTCAGGGTGAGCGGGACGAGCACGCCGATCAGTCCCGCGCCGACCAGCGCGACGCCGATGACGATGAGGTGTGCACCCGGCGAGATGGCCTCGAGGCCCATCAGGACGAGCCCTGCGACCAGGAGCGCCAACGGCATGTTCCCCAGCAGGAGGTCGAGCATGTGCCGAGCTAAGTTCTCACCGGAATTAAAGGTTATCGAGCCGATAGGCCGTTGACGTGACGAGCGGATCGGTCGGGTCCGACGATCCGCCGGGGCTCACCCGTCTCACAACGGCAGGGAGAGGAGCCGAAACAGCACGAGTACCATCGCGACGGCTCCGAGGAACACGAAGATGACGTGCTCGAGGTCCGGATCGCCGGGTTCGATCGGCGTCGAACTGGGTTCCGGCGCGTACGCGTCGTCTGCGTCGGCGTCGGCCGCGTCGACGTCGTCCGTCTCGTCCCCGTTGCCTTCCGAGAGATCGAGCGGGATCCGATACCCCTCCTCGCGAGGGTCGTCGTCGCGCGCGACGGAGCCGAATCGATCGTCGGAGCCGCGGCGGTCCTCGCTTCCCGTCAGATCCCAGTCGTCCGAGTCGGTCGCCGACGAATCCGACGTTCGGTCGCGGTCGTCGGTCCCGGACGCGTCGTCTGCCATACCCGACCTAACGCGTCGGGCATCAAAAACCCGCGGTCCGCGCGGCGGTTCCGACTCGAGGCCCGACTGCCGTCCCCGAAGTCGATCAGGCCGTGACTGCCGCCCCGAAGACGATCGGGTCGCGGCTGCAGTCCC
It encodes the following:
- a CDS encoding poly-gamma-glutamate hydrolase family protein; protein product: MTRATFRSHRLEETDTGHYTELLYDDGTNDEVLVCAAHGGQVEPWTAEQAIDLTARLPNASCWACLGYDDERNSFELWHPPSSDVSPDEYPLLGEIADRGFETVVSFHGLGDDRVLVGGATDRETKRRVSRRLSRCLSAPVEPVSSGPCAGVSPDNFVNWLARDGAGGLQLEQSRAVRDDEREAVVAALADLRTAGVL
- a CDS encoding phosphorylase — encoded protein: MSDSDDALPTPRTPDPDAPVCPAALVLTAAFEAPLDERRPWLERDEIAGALEVPGADTPIYLTEEGIAVTTTGIGKSDAATTVTALLAAPGLDLESAYVVSCGIAGSSPDTAALGSVAVADAVVDWDRKHRWDHGSSGSDSSAPGDDIGTADERPIDLLAYRPRDYVHRLEESVVDRALAAAGDVDPLEDDDALEYQREYPAAPQTGPTIERGTTVCGDEFWHGPRYAREVAWLCEAYGVGPYVTTQMEDAATATALERFGLRDRYLSVRAVSNYDRPAPGESVAESFDGDPASLALAIDNAARVGSAIVEALIEADPLGIGTDRSA
- a CDS encoding SprT-like domain-containing protein; translation: MIDEDADLTVDDELLARARIHAREVLEEYDFAVDRDALEWDVSTRARRRAGACRWNADREVATIVLTRRAYRRYDWETFAGVVRHELVHAWEFQRFGESGHGPRFREKAAELEAPRHCESFSEPRYVLRCLTADCDWTANRHRASKPVKSPDQYRCGVCGGAYEVEHAESGRTWTTASGFGGAKAALEDEW
- a CDS encoding HAD family hydrolase, which gives rise to MAAYDAICFDLDSTLCEPTRDPATLLEATFERADCEPFCTPTDLRAAIPALPTAETDREFFDQLFVEVARRAGADPALAPTLADHYLDLQDPTAVRFRPGAEAALEHARDRAQVGLITNGGRPTQTKKLEALGIADAFDVRVFTDPGKGIHPKPDAAPFERALAGLEATPETAIHVGDSLHADIAGANAMGIDSAWIDTGHEGLDGVDHEPTYELASLEAFETIV
- a CDS encoding 3-dehydroquinate synthase II; this translates as MTRSVWVKADDAVGDWDDRRARITAALEAGADWVLVDEDDVERVRELGDIGVAAFRTDGDVTLVDEVDTVDDIDDIDEAEADGDGDGTTVRPDAVVVGKEGEGDATIDLPEDFSGSADLSTLRRRDGDLARGAYVRILGKEYERFAETAADEADYTIVVGEDWTIIPLENLIARIGEETTLVAGVSSAEEAKTAFETLEIGADAVLLDSDDPDEIRETVEVRDEAERESLDLEYAEVLDVERVGSADRVCVDTGNLMEHDEGMLVGSMSRGLVFVHAETAESPYVASRPFRVNAGAVHAYVRTPDGGTRYLSELQSGDEVQVVDTAGNTREAIVGRVKIEQRPMFRVALETESGDRVETLLQNAETIKVPTRDGRTAVTDLEAGDELLLYYEDTARHFGEAVEESIIEK
- a CDS encoding zinc ribbon domain-containing protein, translating into MTWLRAVAAGVLSLLLPGAGHALLRDWLRALLFAGLYFVAIWFFYPVQDLATDGGSLSEMMSESMDVAANVDPMAQMTIMLVVAIATFDAILRAFGFPPTANASSDGPTCPECGKEVDADLEFCHWCTTRLEPMTAETDEAEAEETARS
- a CDS encoding type I 3-dehydroquinate dehydratase gives rise to the protein MSLDFDSFVLAAATADLFAEPAAREHADAIEFRMDLADDHLDALEASDGDLPILATNRAAWEGGEWDEDDAERLEVLAETTAFEAVEAIDVELEAILDDELDTDAVLETARERDVSVVVSAHDFEGTPPRGELVSTLTEASKYGDVAKLAVTAESKADTIALLSATEQLEYHGDTVATMAMGEVGSHTRAVAPIYGSKIGYAPVDPDEATAPGQYDLETLSDLLTRLGVRD
- a CDS encoding transcription initiation factor IIB; the protein is MTNTPSNTRVRRTERETDESTSETESEQSDLACPECTGNLVVDDEHGETVCEDCGLVVEEDSVDRGPEWRAFDAAEKNEKSRVGAPTTNTMHDKGLSTNIDWRNKDAYGNSLGSRQREKMQRLRKWNERFRTRDSKERNLKQALGEIDRMASALGLPTNVRETASVIYRRALEEDLLPGRSIEGVSTACVYAAARQAGVPRSLDEIADVSRVEKNEIARTYRYVVRELGLEVQPADPESYVPRFASGLELSDEAEHRARGLLQNAKEKGVHSGKSPVGLAAAAVYAAALLTNEKTTQAAVSDVADISEVTIRNRYHELLEAEETLGLA
- a CDS encoding DUF84 family protein, whose product is MELAVGSTNPVKVEAVERTLERFEPTVTAADVDSGVPEQPWSIEETVTGAETRARRTLAATGADYGIGLEGGVARIEGVPGLSLIMWGAATDGDRMERGGGPTLRLPDDVADRLADGAELGPVMDDVLDTSGVAETEGAAGVLTAGLTGRAQALGEAVACAFGPFVASESLPIDY
- a CDS encoding DUF7123 family protein, encoding MSTAITADLTSKQQRILQYLRENAATKTYFKSRLIGQDLGMTAKEVGSNITALQDGNYDVEIEKWGYSSSTTWKVNV